Proteins encoded together in one Halorubellus sp. JP-L1 window:
- a CDS encoding transcriptional regulator: MEFDKLVHQPTRLRIFAHLYANGEVSFTDLKSELDITEGNLASHIQRMEDADCVSVRKQFVDGSPRTSYRLTDRGEELIEAHVQTLESLIDKLDE; this comes from the coding sequence ATGGAGTTCGACAAGCTGGTGCATCAGCCTACGCGGTTGCGGATCTTCGCCCATCTCTACGCGAACGGCGAGGTCAGCTTCACGGACCTCAAGTCCGAACTCGATATCACCGAGGGGAACCTCGCCAGTCACATCCAGAGGATGGAGGACGCCGATTGCGTGAGCGTCAGAAAGCAGTTCGTCGACGGGTCTCCTCGGACGAGCTACCGATTGACCGACCGGGGCGAGGAACTGATCGAAGCCCACGTTCAGACGCTCGAATCGCTCATCGACAAACTCGACGAGTAA
- a CDS encoding CPBP family intramembrane glutamic endopeptidase, which translates to MTRDTAAHPSRLGPVGSFVATREVLAFFGLTIAFSWAAWVPGAIGIVDYGPFVFPAVVVGGFGPLLAAAFVTWLVGDSVRAWASQVLRWRVRPRWYVVAVGLPIAVVALVSVVTVAIGYSFEGPEILAQVPLFVLPLIFVLNMVTVFLVGGGQEELGWRGFALPRLLERFDAVTASVLIGLVWASWHLPLFALEGSGQYGSSFAPYVVSLLGLSVLFTWLYRSTGRSVLLAMILHASYNSSTLLLPGVQTVTGELHWVFAGVVCLFALGVFVVYGRSLRSGDADGPETDVESPPQAT; encoded by the coding sequence ATGACCAGAGACACCGCTGCCCATCCGTCCCGCCTCGGACCGGTCGGCTCGTTCGTCGCCACCCGTGAAGTGCTCGCGTTCTTCGGTCTGACCATCGCCTTCTCGTGGGCCGCGTGGGTTCCGGGGGCGATCGGCATCGTCGACTACGGGCCGTTCGTGTTCCCCGCTGTCGTCGTCGGCGGCTTCGGCCCTCTGCTCGCGGCCGCGTTCGTCACGTGGCTCGTCGGCGATTCCGTGCGAGCGTGGGCCAGCCAGGTGCTGCGATGGCGCGTTCGCCCGCGATGGTACGTCGTCGCCGTCGGGCTCCCGATCGCCGTGGTCGCACTCGTGAGCGTCGTCACCGTCGCCATCGGCTACTCGTTCGAGGGGCCGGAGATCCTCGCGCAGGTCCCGCTGTTCGTGTTGCCGCTGATCTTCGTTCTCAACATGGTGACCGTCTTCCTCGTGGGCGGTGGCCAGGAGGAACTCGGCTGGCGCGGGTTCGCCCTGCCACGACTGCTCGAACGGTTCGACGCCGTTACCGCGAGCGTCCTGATCGGCCTCGTGTGGGCGAGCTGGCACCTCCCGCTGTTCGCATTAGAGGGATCGGGCCAGTACGGTTCGTCCTTCGCCCCGTACGTGGTCTCGCTCCTCGGGCTGTCGGTCCTGTTCACGTGGCTGTACCGCAGCACCGGCCGGAGCGTGCTGCTGGCGATGATCTTGCACGCCAGCTACAACAGTTCGACGTTGCTGCTCCCCGGCGTTCAGACCGTCACCGGCGAACTCCACTGGGTGTTCGCCGGGGTCGTGTGTCTCTTCGCTCTCGGCGTGTTCGTCGTGTACGGCCGCTCGCTCCGGTCCGGCGACGCCGACGGACCCGAGACGGACGTCG
- the lonB gene encoding ATP-dependent protease LonB has translation MSKDSDTTDGRPETADEAEDGSGQPDPEVPRDEHPDLGVPGGPESGADDSGKSDDGSDDAPAQEIDRLGSDVEVEAEIDESVAEDDLLGGLQIESTDAIEVPDRLVDQVIGQDEARDIVKKAAKQRRHVMMIGSPGTGKSMLAKAMSQLLPKEDLQDILVYHNPDDGNAPKVRTVPAGKGDQIIEAHKEDARKRNQMRQFLMYIIVAVVLGYALIQGNLLLGILAAGIVFLAFRYSSRSTDSMIPNLVVNNADQQTAPFEDATGAHAGALLGDVRHDPFQSGGMETPSHDRVEPGAIHKANKGVLFLDEINTLDIRSQQKLMTAIQEGKFSITGQSERSSGAMVQTEPVPCDFIMVAAGNLDAMENMHPALRSRIKGYGYEVYMDDTIEDTPEMRRKYARFIAQEVEKDGRLPHFTRSAVEEILLEARRRAGRKEHLTLKLRDLGGLVRVSGDIARAEDREHTTREDVLRAKRRSRSIEQQLADDYIERRKDYELTVSTGDVVGRVNGLAVMGEDSGIVLPVMAEVAPSQGPGQVIATGKLQEMAEEAVQNVSAIIKKFSDEDISEKDIHIQFVQAGQQGVDGDSASITVATAVISALEEVPVDQSLAMTGSLSVRGDVLPVGGVTHKIEAAAKAGLDTVVIPAANEQDVMIEDEYEEMIEVIPVNHISEVLEIALTGETEKDSLVDRLKNITGKALEQKVGRTGSGKPSPQ, from the coding sequence ATGAGCAAAGACAGCGACACCACCGACGGACGCCCCGAAACGGCCGACGAGGCCGAGGACGGGAGCGGCCAGCCGGACCCCGAGGTCCCACGGGACGAGCACCCGGACCTCGGCGTTCCGGGCGGCCCAGAATCCGGAGCGGACGACTCCGGGAAGTCCGACGATGGCTCCGACGACGCCCCCGCACAGGAGATCGATCGGCTCGGGAGCGACGTCGAAGTCGAGGCGGAGATCGACGAGTCGGTCGCGGAAGACGACCTGCTTGGCGGCCTCCAGATCGAGAGTACGGACGCGATCGAGGTTCCGGACCGGCTCGTCGATCAGGTCATCGGGCAGGACGAGGCCCGCGACATCGTGAAGAAGGCGGCGAAGCAGCGACGGCACGTGATGATGATCGGCTCCCCGGGGACGGGGAAGTCGATGCTGGCGAAGGCGATGAGTCAACTCCTCCCGAAGGAGGACCTCCAGGACATCCTCGTCTACCACAACCCCGACGACGGGAACGCACCGAAGGTGCGGACGGTGCCGGCGGGGAAGGGCGACCAGATCATCGAGGCGCACAAGGAGGACGCCCGCAAGCGCAACCAGATGCGGCAGTTCCTCATGTACATCATCGTCGCGGTCGTCCTCGGGTACGCGCTCATCCAGGGCAACCTCCTGCTCGGCATCCTCGCGGCCGGGATCGTGTTCCTCGCGTTCCGGTACTCGAGTCGGTCGACGGACTCGATGATCCCGAACCTCGTCGTGAACAACGCCGACCAGCAGACCGCGCCGTTCGAGGACGCGACGGGCGCGCACGCCGGTGCGCTCCTCGGTGACGTCCGGCACGACCCGTTCCAGAGCGGTGGGATGGAGACGCCGAGTCACGACCGCGTCGAACCCGGCGCGATCCACAAGGCGAACAAGGGCGTGCTGTTCCTCGACGAGATCAACACGCTCGACATCCGGAGCCAGCAGAAGCTCATGACGGCGATCCAGGAGGGGAAGTTCTCCATCACGGGCCAGAGCGAGCGTTCCTCGGGTGCGATGGTGCAGACGGAGCCGGTGCCGTGTGACTTCATCATGGTCGCGGCCGGGAACCTGGACGCGATGGAGAACATGCATCCCGCGCTCCGCTCGCGCATCAAGGGGTACGGGTACGAGGTGTACATGGACGACACCATCGAGGACACCCCGGAGATGCGCCGGAAGTACGCGCGCTTCATCGCGCAAGAGGTCGAGAAGGACGGGCGACTCCCGCACTTCACGCGCTCGGCGGTCGAGGAGATCCTCCTCGAAGCCCGCCGTCGTGCGGGCCGCAAGGAGCACCTCACGCTCAAGCTCCGCGACCTCGGCGGGCTCGTTCGCGTCTCCGGCGACATCGCTCGCGCCGAAGACCGCGAGCACACGACCCGGGAGGACGTGCTGCGCGCGAAGCGCCGCAGTCGCTCCATCGAACAGCAGCTCGCGGACGACTACATCGAGCGCCGGAAAGACTACGAGCTCACGGTGTCCACCGGCGACGTCGTCGGTCGCGTGAACGGTCTGGCGGTCATGGGCGAGGACTCCGGTATCGTCCTGCCCGTGATGGCGGAGGTCGCGCCCTCGCAGGGCCCCGGTCAAGTTATCGCGACCGGGAAGCTCCAGGAGATGGCGGAGGAGGCGGTGCAGAACGTCTCCGCGATCATCAAGAAGTTCAGCGACGAGGACATCAGCGAGAAGGACATCCACATCCAGTTCGTGCAGGCCGGCCAGCAGGGCGTGGACGGCGACTCCGCGAGTATCACGGTCGCGACCGCCGTCATCTCCGCGCTCGAGGAGGTACCCGTCGATCAGAGTCTCGCGATGACGGGCTCGCTGTCGGTCCGCGGCGACGTGCTCCCCGTCGGCGGGGTCACGCACAAGATCGAGGCGGCGGCGAAGGCCGGCCTCGACACGGTCGTCATCCCGGCCGCGAACGAGCAGGACGTGATGATCGAGGACGAGTACGAGGAGATGATCGAAGTCATCCCCGTGAACCACATCAGCGAGGTGCTGGAG